One Saccharopolyspora erythraea NRRL 2338 genomic region harbors:
- a CDS encoding ABC transporter ATP-binding protein gives MAEVAYVNASRVYPGSPPVRAVDELGLDVADGEFLVLVGPSGSGKSTALRMLAGLEDVDEGAITIGGNDVTHTPPKARDIAMVFQSYALYPHMTVAENMGFALKLRKTPKQQIREKVTEAAKMLDLEKYLDRKPKALSGGQRQRVAMGRAIVREPSVFLMDEPLSNLDAKLRVETRANIAALQKRLGTTTIYVTHDQVEAMTMGHRVAVLKDGLLQQCASPRELYENPANAFVAGFIGSPAMNLKTVPLSGGGAVLDGHTIPVPRGATDGLDEVTFGVRPEALELTSSSEDGLDMTVELVEELGADALVHGTIDVGGSAERFVVRTDGRTPPALGQRVRVALRDAGEVHLFHPETGARLAA, from the coding sequence ATGGCTGAGGTTGCATACGTCAACGCGTCGCGGGTGTACCCCGGTAGCCCGCCGGTCCGAGCAGTCGACGAGCTCGGCCTCGACGTCGCCGACGGCGAGTTCCTGGTCCTGGTAGGGCCGTCCGGTTCGGGCAAGTCGACCGCGTTGCGGATGCTGGCCGGGCTGGAGGACGTCGACGAGGGCGCGATCACCATCGGCGGCAACGACGTCACCCACACCCCGCCGAAGGCGCGCGACATCGCCATGGTGTTCCAGTCCTACGCGCTGTACCCGCACATGACGGTGGCCGAGAACATGGGCTTCGCGCTCAAGCTGCGCAAGACCCCCAAGCAGCAGATCCGCGAGAAGGTCACCGAGGCCGCCAAGATGCTCGACCTCGAGAAATACCTCGACCGCAAGCCCAAGGCGCTGTCGGGCGGGCAGCGCCAGCGGGTCGCGATGGGCCGGGCGATCGTGCGCGAGCCCAGCGTGTTCCTGATGGACGAGCCGCTGTCCAACCTCGACGCCAAGCTGCGGGTGGAGACCCGCGCCAACATCGCCGCGCTGCAGAAGCGGCTGGGCACCACGACCATCTACGTCACCCACGACCAGGTCGAGGCCATGACCATGGGCCACCGCGTGGCCGTGCTCAAGGACGGCCTGCTCCAGCAGTGCGCCTCGCCGCGCGAGCTGTACGAGAACCCGGCCAACGCCTTCGTCGCCGGCTTCATCGGCTCGCCCGCGATGAACCTCAAGACGGTGCCGCTCAGCGGCGGGGGAGCCGTTCTGGACGGGCACACCATCCCGGTCCCGCGCGGTGCGACCGACGGCCTGGACGAGGTGACCTTCGGTGTGCGCCCCGAGGCGCTGGAGCTGACCTCGTCGTCCGAGGACGGCCTGGACATGACCGTCGAGCTGGTCGAGGAACTCGGCGCGGACGCGCTGGTGCACGGCACGATCGACGTCGGCGGCAGCGCGGAGCGCTTCGTCGTGCGCACCGACGGCCGCACCCCGCCCGCGCTCGGCCAGCGGGTCCGGGTCGCGCTGCGCGACGCCGGCGAGGTCCACCTCTTCCACCCCGAGACGGGCGCCCGACTCGCCGCCTGA
- a CDS encoding LacI family DNA-binding transcriptional regulator yields MARSTNARRPATLASLAAELGVSRTTVSNAYNRPDQLSPELRKRVLDTARRLGYPGPDPVARSLRTRKAGAVGLLLTENLSYAFRDPGAISFLEGLSLACEDAGHGLLLIPASPEREDVASVHRAGVDGFVVYSVPEDDPHLAAVLERPVPVVVCDQPRLDNLDWVGPDDARAIKSMADHLIKLGHRRIGVSCMRLARGRNDGLASVQRQANASFHVQKSRLTALAESFSEAGVDWTKVPVVERFDHTAASGASAARQLLDLDPDITAIVCTSDILALGALNEARSRGLRVPEDLTVTGFDGIADAERAGLTTVRQPVLEKGRAAGRLLLETSEPGRPREVVLETQLITGTTAAPPRSREERWFGP; encoded by the coding sequence ATGGCGCGGTCAACGAATGCCCGGCGGCCTGCGACGCTCGCTTCGCTCGCGGCGGAGCTGGGTGTCTCCAGGACTACGGTGTCGAATGCGTACAACCGTCCCGACCAGCTCTCCCCGGAGCTGCGCAAGCGGGTGCTCGACACTGCCCGGAGGCTGGGCTACCCGGGCCCGGACCCGGTCGCGCGGTCGCTGCGGACCCGCAAGGCGGGCGCGGTCGGGCTGCTGCTGACCGAGAACCTCTCCTACGCCTTCCGCGACCCGGGCGCCATCAGCTTCCTCGAGGGTCTGTCACTCGCGTGTGAGGACGCAGGCCACGGGCTGCTGCTGATCCCGGCGAGCCCGGAACGCGAGGACGTCGCCTCCGTGCACCGCGCGGGCGTGGACGGCTTCGTCGTGTACTCGGTGCCCGAGGACGACCCGCACCTGGCCGCGGTGCTGGAGCGCCCGGTGCCGGTGGTGGTCTGCGACCAGCCTCGGCTCGACAACCTGGACTGGGTCGGACCCGACGACGCCCGTGCCATCAAGAGCATGGCCGACCACCTGATCAAGCTCGGCCACCGCCGCATCGGCGTCTCCTGCATGCGCCTGGCCCGGGGCCGCAACGACGGCCTGGCCTCGGTGCAGCGGCAGGCCAACGCCAGCTTCCACGTGCAGAAGTCCCGGCTCACCGCGCTCGCCGAGAGCTTCAGCGAGGCGGGCGTGGACTGGACGAAGGTCCCCGTCGTGGAGCGCTTCGACCACACCGCGGCCTCCGGTGCCTCGGCGGCCCGGCAGCTGCTGGACCTCGACCCGGACATCACCGCGATCGTGTGCACCTCCGACATCCTCGCGCTCGGTGCGCTCAACGAGGCCAGGAGCCGAGGGCTGCGGGTGCCCGAGGACCTCACCGTCACCGGTTTCGACGGCATCGCCGACGCCGAGCGCGCGGGCCTGACCACCGTGCGCCAGCCGGTGCTGGAGAAGGGCCGGGCCGCCGGACGGCTGCTGCTGGAGACCAGCGAACCGGGCAGGCCGCGGGAGGTGGTGCTGGAGACCCAGCTCATCACCGGCACGACGGCCGCGCCGCCGCGTTCGCGCGAGGAGCGCTGGTTCGGCCCGTAA
- a CDS encoding polyamine aminopropyltransferase, whose amino-acid sequence MSVSTEPRDETEPAAAPRPRGRLARTAVLVAVFVCAACGLVYELALVALGSYLIGDTIGQASIVLSLMVFAMGVGALAAKPLQRWAAAAFALVELVLALLGGLSVLLLYAAFAWVGLYLPALIVTALVLGALIGAEIPLLMVLLQRIRKQDAGSAVADLFAADYVGGLVGGLAFPFLLLPLFGQIQGALLVGMLNAAAGLGLVLTVFRRELSKRVRLVLVAASALVGGVLLVAYVFADDFEVTARQALYADPVVHAERTDYQDVVLTERVSLSGRGDTRLFLNGDLQFSSVDEYRYHEALVHPAMAGPRSRVLVLGGGDGLALREVLRYPDVQQVTLVEMDPAVLDLAREDPRVAGLNRHAFDDPRVRTVSADAFAWLRDNRERYDVVLVDMPDPDSTATAKLYSTEFYALVRHAMADGARVNVQAGSPYFAPQAFWCIEATTRAAGISTVPYEVSVPSFGEWGFHLGTAGAAPPLELPAGAPPLRSLDAGTLRAAAEFPPDRRRIPGMEPSTLMHPTILSYAQGEWTNY is encoded by the coding sequence ATGTCCGTCAGCACTGAACCCCGCGACGAGACCGAACCCGCCGCGGCCCCTCGCCCGCGCGGACGCCTCGCCCGCACCGCCGTGCTGGTGGCGGTGTTCGTCTGCGCGGCGTGCGGGCTCGTCTACGAGCTGGCGCTGGTCGCGCTCGGCAGCTACCTGATCGGCGACACGATCGGGCAAGCCTCCATCGTGCTGTCGCTCATGGTCTTCGCCATGGGCGTCGGCGCGCTGGCCGCCAAGCCGCTCCAGCGCTGGGCGGCGGCGGCGTTCGCGCTGGTGGAGCTGGTCCTGGCGCTGCTGGGCGGGCTGAGCGTGCTGCTGCTCTACGCGGCGTTCGCCTGGGTGGGCCTGTACCTGCCCGCGCTGATCGTGACGGCGCTGGTCCTCGGCGCGCTGATCGGCGCGGAGATCCCGCTGCTGATGGTGCTGCTCCAGCGGATCCGCAAGCAGGACGCGGGTTCGGCGGTGGCCGACCTGTTCGCCGCCGACTACGTCGGCGGGCTGGTCGGCGGCCTGGCCTTCCCGTTCCTGCTGCTGCCGCTGTTCGGCCAGATCCAGGGCGCGCTGCTGGTCGGGATGCTCAACGCCGCGGCCGGGCTCGGCCTGGTGCTGACGGTGTTCCGCCGGGAGCTGTCCAAGCGCGTGCGGTTGGTGCTGGTCGCGGCGTCGGCGCTGGTCGGGGGTGTGCTGCTGGTCGCCTACGTCTTCGCCGACGACTTCGAGGTCACCGCCCGGCAGGCGCTGTACGCCGACCCCGTCGTGCACGCCGAGCGCACGGACTACCAGGACGTCGTGCTGACCGAGCGGGTCTCGCTGTCCGGCCGCGGCGACACCCGGCTCTTCCTCAACGGCGACCTCCAGTTCAGCTCGGTCGACGAGTACCGCTACCACGAGGCGCTGGTGCACCCGGCGATGGCGGGGCCGCGCTCGCGGGTGCTGGTCCTCGGCGGCGGTGACGGGCTGGCGCTGCGCGAGGTGCTGCGCTACCCCGACGTCCAGCAGGTCACGCTGGTCGAGATGGACCCGGCGGTGCTGGACCTGGCGCGCGAGGACCCGCGGGTCGCCGGGCTCAACCGGCACGCGTTCGACGATCCGCGCGTTCGCACCGTGTCCGCCGACGCCTTCGCGTGGCTGCGCGACAACCGCGAGCGCTACGACGTCGTGCTGGTCGACATGCCCGACCCGGACTCGACGGCCACCGCGAAGCTGTACTCCACGGAGTTCTACGCGCTGGTCAGGCACGCCATGGCCGACGGGGCACGGGTCAACGTGCAGGCCGGGTCGCCGTACTTCGCGCCGCAGGCGTTCTGGTGCATCGAGGCGACCACGCGCGCGGCGGGGATCTCGACGGTTCCCTACGAGGTGTCGGTGCCGAGCTTCGGCGAGTGGGGCTTCCACCTCGGCACAGCCGGCGCCGCGCCGCCGCTGGAGCTACCCGCGGGCGCCCCGCCGCTGCGGTCGCTGGACGCCGGGACGCTGCGGGCGGCCGCGGAGTTCCCGCCCGACCGCAGGCGCATCCCAGGCATGGAACCGTCGACGCTGATGCACCCGACGATCCTCAGCTACGCCCAAGGCGAGTGGACGAACTACTGA
- a CDS encoding DUF350 domain-containing protein translates to MLQELLSGLLAAVAYGVIGVLMMALGYVLVDLATPGRLRDLIWVQRNPNAALLLVSGLTGVGVILTTAIAASADDLIAGLVGTLAYGLLGLVLMSLSFLLIDALTPGKLGDELASPNMHPGTWVSAVAHVVISVLIAAAIW, encoded by the coding sequence TTGCTCCAGGAACTGCTCTCCGGCCTGCTCGCGGCGGTCGCCTACGGCGTGATCGGCGTGCTGATGATGGCGCTCGGCTACGTCCTGGTGGACCTGGCCACGCCGGGCAGGCTGCGCGACCTGATCTGGGTCCAGCGCAACCCCAACGCCGCGCTGCTGCTGGTCTCCGGCCTGACCGGCGTCGGGGTCATCCTGACCACCGCGATCGCCGCCAGCGCCGACGACCTGATCGCGGGCCTGGTCGGGACGCTGGCCTACGGCCTGCTCGGCCTGGTGCTGATGAGCCTGTCGTTCCTGCTCATCGACGCCCTGACGCCGGGCAAGCTGGGCGACGAGCTGGCGTCGCCGAACATGCACCCGGGAACCTGGGTGTCGGCGGTCGCGCACGTCGTGATCAGCGTGCTGATCGCCGCCGCGATCTGGTGA
- a CDS encoding DUF4247 domain-containing protein has translation MKPRLWFLLGGICAVLALVIALVMIFSTGTGPRGYVANHYQRAAHLDLRGDDDNRAYTSPLTPSVVSREITSRWQPVAQAADTSGIYLRYKDDAVIVQPRDRGSVIHVMDVDHAYHRYHSHVGGTWGWIGTHGESFRGRGPGAGK, from the coding sequence ATGAAACCCCGGTTATGGTTCCTGCTCGGCGGGATCTGCGCGGTGCTCGCCCTGGTCATCGCGCTGGTGATGATCTTCTCCACGGGCACCGGCCCGCGCGGCTACGTGGCCAACCACTACCAGCGCGCGGCGCACCTCGACCTCCGCGGTGACGACGACAACCGCGCCTACACCAGCCCGCTGACCCCGAGCGTGGTCTCGCGGGAAATCACCAGCCGCTGGCAGCCGGTCGCGCAGGCCGCCGACACCTCCGGCATCTACCTGCGCTACAAGGACGACGCGGTGATCGTCCAGCCGCGCGACCGCGGTTCGGTGATCCACGTGATGGACGTCGACCACGCCTACCACCGCTACCACAGCCACGTCGGCGGGACGTGGGGCTGGATCGGTACCCACGGCGAGTCGTTCCGCGGACGCGGTCCCGGGGCGGGCAAATGA
- a CDS encoding DUF4178 domain-containing protein, which yields MKVVLAIVVVILAIMAVAAVVYLVYTRRGGGDQRAAAPRDPFHTGDEDSLRGDPRALKAGDIVEIRGHSYTVRGSLRLSEGGWKWSEHLLDDAKGGQVWLSVEEDPDLVLAQWLPAADAGEPGASTIEFGGRTYRSDESGSASFRSEATTGLDEQGTVGYHDYEASDGSLLSFERYGDAGWEASTGEQLSRYDVLIYPTAGGTGQEGGR from the coding sequence ATGAAGGTTGTGCTGGCGATCGTCGTCGTGATCCTGGCGATCATGGCGGTGGCCGCCGTCGTCTACCTCGTCTACACGCGCCGAGGCGGTGGCGACCAGCGGGCGGCCGCCCCGCGGGACCCGTTCCACACCGGCGACGAGGACTCGCTGCGCGGTGACCCGCGGGCGCTGAAGGCCGGCGACATCGTCGAGATCCGCGGCCACTCCTATACCGTCCGCGGCAGCCTGCGGCTGTCCGAGGGCGGCTGGAAGTGGTCGGAGCACCTGCTCGACGACGCCAAGGGCGGCCAGGTCTGGCTGTCCGTCGAGGAGGACCCCGACCTGGTCCTCGCCCAGTGGCTGCCCGCCGCCGACGCGGGTGAGCCGGGCGCGAGCACGATCGAGTTCGGCGGGCGCACCTACCGCTCCGACGAGTCCGGGTCGGCGAGCTTCCGCAGCGAGGCCACCACCGGGCTGGACGAGCAGGGCACCGTCGGATACCACGACTACGAGGCGTCCGACGGCTCGCTGCTGAGCTTCGAGCGCTACGGCGACGCCGGCTGGGAGGCCAGCACCGGCGAGCAGCTGAGCCGCTACGACGTGCTGATCTACCCCACCGCTGGCGGAACCGGTCAGGAAGGCGGTCGATGA
- the otsB gene encoding trehalose-phosphatase, giving the protein MALTAEALPAELRRVIVQLARTPRLLVACDYDGTLAPIVADPNMAKPLPESVHALRSLAALPATTTAVISGRALRDLATLSRLPAEVHLVGSHGSEFDVGFVHELAPEATQLRTDLQRALQETVSGHGGVSLENKPASVAVHVRRAEPDTAQIVLDAVRSGPATWDGVEVTEGKEVIELAVVQTDKGNALDTLRHQVGATAAIFIGDDVTDEKAFARLHGPDVGLKVGPGESLADYRVEDTTEVATVLAFLMEERRTWLYGEQAPPIERLTMLSNERTVALLTPDARLTWMCHPGPDSAAVFADLLGGPGAGHFSIRPSTGNGAPRNPLPLGQRYVPGTMTVETRWSRLLVTDYLEHGVDSHRTDLIRVISGSTQAAIEFAPRPEFGQVPVRLTAEAGGLRVQGTAEPMVLHSPGVQWEITSDGMHESAHAVVEPTDTRPVVLELRCGTEDLAPSPMSESQRRAAADAYWAEWAGKLRLPELERDLVQRSALTLRGLCNSDTGGIMAAATTSLPEEIGGVRNWDYRYCWLRDGAMTAQALVTVGSTKEAEAFLDWLHRVLETLPGPERLHPLYTLAGTGLGPEAVIDSLPGYAGSRPVRVGNLADQQVQLDVFGPVVELVAHLAEATGRIRDADWDLVKAMAEAVSHRWFEPDHGIWEERDVPRHHVYSKVMCWVTLDRALKLAKTYERAPEPSWEPLREQIAQDVIKNGWHPDVQAFTTAYEGSDLDAASLHVGLSGLIDPSDERFTATVTAIEAELRSGSTVYRYRRDDGLPGDEGGFHLCAAWLIEAYLLIGKRTEAEELFQQIVDTAGPTGLLAEEYDPIAERSLGNHPQAYSHLGLIRCAQLLSA; this is encoded by the coding sequence ATGGCGTTGACCGCCGAAGCCCTGCCTGCCGAGTTGCGCCGTGTGATCGTGCAGCTCGCGCGGACACCTCGACTTCTGGTCGCCTGCGACTACGACGGCACCCTCGCCCCCATCGTGGCGGACCCGAACATGGCCAAACCGCTGCCCGAGTCCGTGCACGCGCTGCGCTCGCTCGCGGCGCTGCCCGCGACCACCACGGCGGTGATCTCCGGGCGCGCCCTGCGCGACCTGGCCACTCTCTCCAGGCTGCCCGCCGAGGTGCACCTGGTCGGCAGCCACGGCTCCGAGTTCGACGTGGGTTTCGTGCACGAGCTGGCCCCCGAGGCGACCCAGCTGCGCACCGACCTGCAACGTGCGCTCCAGGAGACCGTCAGCGGTCACGGCGGCGTGAGCCTGGAGAACAAGCCGGCCAGCGTGGCCGTGCACGTGCGCCGAGCCGAGCCCGACACCGCCCAGATCGTCCTCGACGCCGTCCGCAGCGGACCGGCCACCTGGGACGGGGTGGAGGTGACCGAGGGCAAGGAGGTCATCGAGCTGGCCGTGGTGCAGACCGACAAGGGCAACGCGCTCGACACGCTGCGCCACCAGGTCGGCGCCACCGCCGCGATCTTCATCGGCGACGACGTGACCGACGAGAAGGCCTTCGCCCGGCTGCACGGTCCCGACGTCGGCCTGAAGGTCGGTCCCGGCGAGAGCCTGGCCGACTACCGGGTCGAGGACACCACCGAGGTCGCCACGGTGCTGGCATTCCTGATGGAGGAGCGGCGCACCTGGCTCTACGGCGAGCAGGCCCCGCCGATCGAGCGGCTGACCATGCTGTCCAACGAGCGCACCGTCGCGCTGCTGACCCCGGACGCGCGGCTGACCTGGATGTGCCACCCCGGGCCGGACTCGGCCGCGGTGTTCGCCGACCTGCTCGGCGGGCCCGGCGCCGGGCACTTCTCGATCCGGCCGAGCACCGGCAACGGCGCCCCGCGCAACCCGCTGCCGCTGGGCCAGCGCTACGTGCCGGGCACCATGACCGTGGAGACCCGCTGGTCGCGGCTGCTGGTGACCGACTACCTCGAACACGGCGTGGACAGCCACCGCACCGACCTGATCCGGGTCATCAGCGGCAGCACCCAGGCCGCGATCGAGTTCGCGCCGCGCCCGGAGTTCGGCCAGGTCCCGGTGCGGCTGACCGCCGAGGCGGGCGGCCTGCGGGTGCAGGGCACCGCCGAGCCGATGGTGCTGCACTCGCCGGGCGTGCAGTGGGAGATCACCTCCGACGGCATGCACGAGTCGGCGCACGCGGTCGTCGAGCCCACCGACACCCGTCCGGTCGTGCTGGAGCTGCGCTGCGGCACCGAGGACCTCGCGCCCTCGCCGATGAGCGAGTCCCAGCGCAGGGCCGCCGCCGACGCCTACTGGGCGGAATGGGCGGGCAAGCTGCGGCTGCCCGAGCTGGAGCGCGACCTGGTGCAGCGCTCCGCGCTGACCCTGCGCGGGCTCTGCAACTCCGACACCGGCGGGATCATGGCCGCGGCCACCACGTCGCTGCCGGAGGAGATCGGCGGCGTGCGCAACTGGGACTACCGCTACTGCTGGCTGCGCGACGGCGCGATGACCGCCCAGGCGCTGGTCACCGTCGGCTCCACCAAGGAGGCCGAGGCCTTCCTGGACTGGCTGCACCGGGTGCTGGAGACCCTCCCCGGTCCCGAGCGGCTGCACCCGCTCTACACGCTGGCCGGCACCGGCCTCGGCCCGGAGGCCGTCATCGACAGCCTGCCCGGCTACGCCGGGTCCCGCCCGGTCCGCGTCGGCAACCTCGCCGACCAGCAGGTGCAGCTCGACGTGTTCGGGCCGGTGGTGGAGCTGGTGGCGCACCTGGCCGAGGCCACCGGCCGCATCCGCGACGCCGACTGGGACCTGGTCAAGGCGATGGCCGAGGCCGTCTCGCACCGCTGGTTCGAGCCCGACCACGGCATCTGGGAAGAGCGCGACGTCCCGCGCCACCACGTGTACTCCAAGGTCATGTGCTGGGTCACGCTGGACCGCGCGCTCAAGCTCGCCAAGACCTACGAGCGCGCCCCGGAGCCGTCCTGGGAGCCGCTGCGCGAGCAGATCGCCCAGGACGTCATCAAGAACGGCTGGCACCCCGACGTCCAGGCGTTCACCACCGCCTACGAGGGCTCCGACCTCGACGCGGCCTCGCTGCACGTGGGGCTGTCCGGGCTGATCGACCCGTCCGACGAGCGCTTCACCGCCACCGTCACCGCGATCGAGGCGGAGCTGCGCAGCGGGTCGACCGTCTACCGCTACCGGCGCGACGACGGCCTGCCCGGCGACGAGGGCGGCTTCCACCTCTGCGCCGCCTGGCTGATCGAGGCGTACCTGCTCATCGGCAAGCGCACCGAGGCGGAGGAGCTGTTCCAGCAGATCGTCGACACGGCGGGCCCGACCGGCCTGCTGGCCGAGGAGTACGACCCGATCGCCGAGCGCTCGCTCGGCAACCACCCGCAGGCGTACTCCCACCTCGGCCTGATCCGCTGCGCCCAGCTGCTGTCCGCCTGA
- a CDS encoding alpha,alpha-trehalose-phosphate synthase (UDP-forming) — MSKGSTPQRADFVVVANRLPVDLERLEDGTERWKHSPGGLVTALEPFLRARRGAWVGWPGVADTEVEPFTDEDMHLHPVPLSSAEFRDYYEGFSNATLWPLYHDVVVPPVFDRSWWDAYQRVNRRFAEAAARVSAEGATVWVQDYQLQLVPAMLRELRPDLRIGFFLHIPFPPVELFMQLPWRTEIVRGLLGADLVGFHRPGGAQNFLWLARRLAGFEPSRGQVGVRSRPGVVQVGDRTVRVGAFPISIASAELDRLARSKEVQQRAREIRRELGEPRRIMLGVDRLDYTKGIDVRLHAMHELLADGHIKAEDVAMIQIATPSRERVEHYKQMREDIEREVGRINGEFGRVGHPAVHYLHTSVDRKDLVAFYCAADVMVVTPVRDGMNLVCKEYVACRHDLGGALVLSEFAGAAAELTSAFLVNPHNLDGVKDALLAALDIDEAEGRRRMRALRRQVLTHDVDRWARSFLEALGTPHAE; from the coding sequence GTGAGCAAGGGCAGCACGCCCCAGAGAGCGGACTTCGTCGTCGTCGCCAACCGACTGCCGGTGGACCTGGAGCGGCTGGAGGACGGGACCGAGCGCTGGAAGCACAGCCCGGGTGGTCTGGTCACCGCGCTGGAGCCGTTCCTGCGGGCCAGGCGCGGCGCCTGGGTCGGCTGGCCGGGCGTGGCCGACACCGAGGTCGAGCCGTTCACCGACGAGGACATGCACCTGCACCCGGTGCCGCTGAGCTCCGCGGAGTTCCGCGACTACTACGAGGGCTTCTCCAACGCCACGTTGTGGCCGCTGTACCACGACGTGGTCGTGCCGCCGGTCTTCGACCGCTCATGGTGGGACGCCTACCAGCGGGTCAACCGGCGCTTCGCCGAGGCCGCCGCGCGCGTCAGCGCCGAGGGCGCGACGGTGTGGGTGCAGGACTACCAGCTCCAGCTGGTGCCCGCGATGCTGCGGGAGCTGCGCCCGGACCTGCGGATCGGGTTCTTCCTGCACATCCCGTTCCCGCCGGTCGAGCTGTTCATGCAGCTGCCGTGGCGGACCGAGATCGTGCGCGGGCTGCTGGGCGCCGACCTGGTCGGCTTCCACCGCCCCGGCGGCGCGCAGAACTTCCTGTGGCTGGCCCGCAGGCTCGCCGGCTTCGAGCCCAGCCGCGGCCAGGTCGGGGTCCGCTCGCGGCCGGGCGTGGTGCAGGTCGGCGACCGGACCGTGCGGGTCGGGGCGTTCCCGATCTCGATCGCCTCCGCCGAGCTGGACCGGCTGGCCCGCAGCAAGGAGGTCCAGCAGCGGGCCAGGGAGATCCGCCGCGAGCTCGGCGAGCCGCGCCGCATCATGCTCGGCGTCGACCGCCTCGACTACACCAAGGGCATCGACGTGCGCCTGCACGCGATGCACGAGCTGCTCGCCGACGGCCACATCAAGGCCGAGGACGTGGCGATGATCCAGATCGCCACCCCGAGCCGCGAACGCGTCGAGCACTACAAGCAGATGCGCGAGGACATCGAGCGCGAGGTCGGCCGCATCAACGGCGAGTTCGGCCGGGTCGGCCATCCGGCGGTGCACTACCTGCACACTTCCGTGGACCGTAAGGACCTGGTGGCGTTCTACTGCGCCGCCGACGTCATGGTCGTCACACCGGTCCGGGACGGGATGAACCTGGTGTGCAAGGAATACGTGGCGTGCCGCCACGATCTCGGCGGCGCGCTCGTGCTCAGCGAGTTCGCCGGCGCCGCGGCCGAGCTCACCAGTGCCTTCCTGGTCAACCCGCATAATCTGGACGGTGTTAAGGACGCCCTACTCGCCGCCCTCGACATCGACGAGGCCGAAGGGAGACGTAGGATGCGCGCATTGCGTAGGCAAGTGCTCACGCACGACGTCGATCGCTGGGCGCGATCGTTCCTCGAAGCACTGGGCACACCCCACGCGGAGTAG
- a CDS encoding threonine/serine ThrE exporter family protein, protein MGITQRARGVLRRREPAVSAGNRNVVYGPALPDESAVHLVLDLGLRIGEIQMSSGAGASDVTATIIAVANAYGLPHCEVDVIYTSITVSCYRGTESLPITSLRVVRNRSLDYTRLSETEALVRRITANELSAADAYAELNRISTAPHPFPRWVATLAWAGMAASLAVLLGGGADWRLPLIAAATAALIDRVGRVLNRRALPFFFQQAVGGAVATTIAMGCFATGLLPNPALAVAASIIVLLSGMTVVGSMQDAITGYNVTAAGRITELALMSAGLIAGVVVALYAGLRIFGSDALGGANFDEAMLQNFGRAQVTSPVLLPLVQLAAGASTSACFALASYAPPRPLVVAGVGGAVAAFVHAVLTLADVHTVLAGAVATTIVGFIGGIIARRLRIPALVIAVSGVAPLLPGLATYRGLYELSVLGSPTGVSTLMLAVAIGLALGSGVVLGEYLAQPVRTRLGRLERRFAGPRMSGPLRPTRRRLE, encoded by the coding sequence GTGGGAATCACGCAGCGCGCCCGTGGTGTGCTGCGGCGGCGCGAACCGGCCGTCAGCGCCGGGAATCGCAACGTCGTCTACGGGCCGGCACTGCCCGACGAGTCAGCCGTACACCTGGTCCTGGACCTGGGCCTGCGCATCGGCGAGATCCAGATGTCCAGCGGCGCGGGCGCCTCGGACGTGACCGCGACGATCATCGCGGTCGCCAACGCCTACGGTCTGCCCCACTGCGAGGTCGACGTGATCTACACGTCGATCACCGTCTCGTGCTACCGCGGTACCGAGTCGCTGCCGATCACCTCGCTGCGCGTGGTCCGCAACCGCTCGCTCGACTACACCCGGCTCTCCGAGACCGAGGCCCTGGTCCGCCGGATCACCGCCAACGAGCTCAGCGCCGCCGACGCCTACGCCGAGCTCAACCGCATCAGCACCGCGCCGCACCCGTTCCCGCGGTGGGTGGCGACGCTGGCGTGGGCGGGCATGGCCGCCTCGCTGGCGGTCCTGCTCGGCGGCGGCGCCGACTGGAGGCTGCCGCTGATCGCGGCCGCGACCGCGGCGCTGATCGACCGCGTCGGCCGGGTGCTGAACCGGCGCGCGCTGCCGTTCTTCTTCCAGCAAGCGGTCGGCGGCGCGGTCGCGACCACCATCGCGATGGGCTGCTTCGCCACCGGACTGCTGCCCAACCCCGCTCTCGCGGTCGCCGCGTCGATCATCGTTCTGCTGTCCGGGATGACCGTCGTCGGTTCGATGCAGGACGCCATCACCGGATACAACGTGACCGCCGCGGGACGGATCACCGAGCTCGCGCTGATGTCGGCAGGGCTGATCGCGGGCGTGGTCGTCGCCCTGTACGCGGGGCTGCGGATCTTCGGCTCCGACGCGCTGGGCGGCGCGAACTTCGACGAGGCGATGCTGCAGAACTTCGGCCGCGCGCAGGTGACCTCCCCCGTGCTGTTGCCGCTGGTCCAGCTCGCGGCGGGCGCCTCGACCTCCGCCTGCTTCGCCCTCGCCAGCTACGCGCCGCCGCGGCCGCTGGTGGTGGCCGGGGTCGGCGGCGCGGTCGCGGCGTTCGTGCACGCCGTGCTCACCCTCGCCGACGTGCACACCGTGCTCGCCGGGGCGGTGGCGACCACGATCGTCGGTTTCATCGGCGGCATCATCGCGCGCCGGCTGCGCATCCCGGCGCTGGTCATCGCGGTGTCGGGCGTGGCGCCGCTGCTGCCGGGCCTGGCGACCTACCGGGGCCTGTACGAGCTGTCGGTGCTGGGCAGCCCGACCGGGGTGTCGACGCTGATGCTGGCGGTCGCGATCGGGCTGGCGCTCGGCTCGGGCGTGGTGCTGGGCGAGTACCTCGCGCAGCCGGTGCGCACCCGGCTGGGCCGCCTGGAGCGGCGCTTCGCCGGGCCGCGGATGTCCGGGCCGCTGCGGCCCACGCGCCGCCGCCTGGAGTGA